In the Coturnix japonica isolate 7356 chromosome 6, Coturnix japonica 2.1, whole genome shotgun sequence genome, one interval contains:
- the MINPP1 gene encoding multiple inositol polyphosphate phosphatase 1, translating into MAPRRAACLLPLLVAVASAGLGGYFGTKSRYEEVNPHLAEDPLSLGPHAAAARLPAACAPLQLRAVLRHGTRYPTAGQIRRLAELHGRLRRAASPSCPAAAALAAWPMWYEESLDGRLAPRGRRDMEHLARRLAARFPALFAARRRLALASSSKHRCLQSGAAFRRGLGPSLSLGNDETEIEVNDALMRFFDHCDKFVAFVEDNDTAMYQVNAFKEGPEMRKVLEKVANTLCLPASELNADLVQVAFLTCSYELAIKNVTSPWCSLFSEEDAKVLEYLNDLKQYWKRGYGYDINSRSSCILFQDIFHQLDKAVDESRSSKPISSPLIVQVGHAETLQPLLALMGFFKDAEPLRANNYVRQAHRKFRSGRIVPYAANLVFVLYHCDQAKTSKEEYQVQLLLNEKLMLFHHSNETISTYADLKSYYKDILQNCHFEEECELPKFNGTVTDEL; encoded by the exons ATGGCTCCGCGCCGCGCCGCCTGCCTGCTGCCGCTCCTGGTAGCGGTGGCGAGCGCGGGGCTGGGCGGCTACTTCGGCACCAAGTCCCGCTACGAGGAGGTGAACCCGCACCTGGCGGAGGACCCGCTGTCCCTCGGGCCCcacgccgccgccgcccggctGCCCGCCGCCTGCGCCCCGCTGCAGCTCCGCGCCGTGCTCCGCCACGGCACCCGCTACCCCACGGCCGGGCAGATCCGCCGCCTGGCCGAGCTGCACGGCCGGCTCCGCCGCGCCGCCTCCCCGTCGtgccccgccgccgccgcgctgGCCGCCTGGCCGATGTGGTACGAGGAGAGCCTCGACGGGCGGCTGGCGCCGCGTGGCCGCCGCGACATGGAGCACCTGGCGCGCCGCCTGGCCGCCCGCTTCCCAGCGCTGTtcgccgcccgccgccgcctgGCGCTGGCCAGCAGCTCCAAGCACCGCTGCCTGCAGAGCGGAGCGGCCTTCCGGCGCGGCCTCGGGCCTTCACTCAGCCTCGGCAACGACG agacGGAGATCGAAGTGAACGACGCCCTGATGAGGTTCTTTGATCACTGCGACAAGTTCGTGGCCTTCGTGGAGGACAACGACACAGCCATGTATCAAGTGAACGCCTTCAAGGAGGGCCCGGAGATGAGGAAGGTGTTGGAGAAGGTGGCGAATACCCTGTGTCTGCCGGCCAGCGAGCTGAATGCAG ATCTTGTTCAAGTGGCTTTCCTCACTTGCTCCTATGAGTTGGCTATAAAAAACGTGACCTCCCCGTGGTGTTCGCTCTTCAGCGAAGAGGATGCTAAG GTACTGGAGTACCTGAATGACCTGAAGCAATACTGGAAGAGAGGATATGGCTACGACATCAATAGTCGCTCCAGCTGCATTTTGTTCCAGGATATCTTCCATCAGTTGGACAAAGCGGTGGATGAGAGCAGAAG ttcCAAacccatttcttctcctttaattGTACAAGTTGGACATGCAGAAACACTTCAGCCGCTTCTTGCTCTTATGGGCTTCTTCAAAGATGCTGAGCCTCTCCGGGCAAACAATTATGTCCGCCAGGCACATCGGAAGTTCCGCAGTGGCCGGATAGTGCCTTATGCAGCCAACCTGGTCTTTGTGCTCTACCACTGTGACCAAGCGAAGACCTCTAAGGAGGAGTACCAAGTGCAGCTGTTGCTGAATGAAAAGCTAATGCTCTTTCATCACTCAAATGAAACCATCTCTACATACGCAGACCTCAAGAGCTATTACAAGGACATCCTTCAAAACTGTCACTTTGAAGAAGAGTGTGAATTGCCCAAATTCAATGGAACTGTTACTGATGAACTCTGA